From Yersinia hibernica, a single genomic window includes:
- the murP gene encoding PTS N-acetylmuramic acid transporter subunit IIBC, translating to MAKITDSTIDQILLFIGGRHNIIVCGNCMTRLRLTLKDRELIQHGDLKKIPGVMGVVNGDDQLQIILGPGKAQTASEMMNKVLSSEPQQGHETAQDVDLQALASQKKQQMKAKQQSAVHNFLTKFATIFTPLIPGFIAAGLLLGIATLLQQTLALDGVVQSPWLAALIAYMKVFSIGLFTFLSILIGFNTQKAFGGTGVNGAIIASLFILRYVPEGTVGYYGGMENFFGLVIDPRGNIIGVLLACMLGAWIERQVRRFIPDNLDMILTSAITLLITGAITFVVIMPVGGELFKGMSWLFMHLNGNPFGTAILAGLFLIAVVFGIHQGFVPVYFALMDAQGFNSLFPILAMAGAGQVGAALALYARSPQGSVLRTQIKGAIFPGLLGIGEPLIYGVTLPRLKPFITACVGGAVGGFFIGLVAWLGLPVGLNTVFGPSGLVSIPLMTSAQGIFAGMLVYVAGLLISYIAGFILTWFFGHKDIDLS from the coding sequence ATGGCGAAAATAACGGACAGCACGATAGACCAAATTTTGCTCTTCATTGGCGGTCGACACAATATCATCGTCTGCGGAAACTGCATGACGCGGCTTCGCCTCACCTTAAAAGACCGAGAACTCATCCAGCACGGAGACCTGAAAAAAATCCCTGGTGTTATGGGGGTAGTCAATGGTGATGACCAACTGCAAATCATTCTTGGGCCAGGCAAGGCCCAGACTGCCAGCGAGATGATGAACAAGGTATTGAGTTCTGAACCGCAGCAGGGGCATGAAACTGCTCAGGATGTTGATTTGCAAGCACTGGCGAGCCAGAAAAAACAGCAAATGAAAGCGAAACAACAAAGTGCTGTTCATAATTTTCTGACCAAATTCGCCACCATCTTTACCCCATTGATTCCCGGATTTATTGCCGCAGGGCTGCTGCTGGGGATAGCAACACTGCTCCAGCAAACACTGGCATTGGATGGCGTTGTTCAGTCGCCATGGTTAGCAGCACTGATTGCTTACATGAAAGTATTTAGCATCGGTTTGTTCACATTCCTGAGCATTCTGATTGGCTTTAATACACAAAAAGCCTTTGGCGGGACCGGGGTTAACGGCGCAATTATTGCGTCGCTCTTTATTTTACGCTACGTGCCCGAGGGGACTGTCGGCTACTACGGCGGCATGGAAAATTTCTTTGGCCTGGTCATTGACCCACGCGGCAATATCATCGGGGTGCTATTGGCCTGTATGTTGGGCGCTTGGATTGAGCGGCAAGTGCGCCGTTTTATCCCTGATAATCTGGATATGATTCTGACATCGGCGATAACCTTACTCATTACCGGTGCCATCACATTCGTTGTCATCATGCCGGTCGGTGGCGAGCTGTTTAAGGGCATGTCATGGCTGTTTATGCATTTGAATGGCAACCCATTTGGCACCGCTATTCTGGCAGGATTATTCCTCATTGCCGTGGTATTTGGTATTCACCAAGGATTTGTGCCGGTCTATTTCGCCTTGATGGATGCGCAAGGATTTAACTCACTATTTCCCATTCTGGCGATGGCGGGTGCGGGTCAGGTCGGGGCAGCGCTGGCGCTTTATGCCCGCTCGCCACAAGGTTCTGTGCTGCGCACGCAGATTAAAGGGGCCATATTCCCGGGGTTACTGGGGATTGGAGAGCCACTGATTTATGGCGTAACCTTACCGCGCCTGAAACCTTTTATTACCGCTTGTGTCGGCGGTGCAGTCGGCGGCTTCTTTATTGGTCTGGTCGCCTGGCTGGGGCTGCCAGTTGGGCTGAATACGGTGTTTGGCCCCTCCGGGTTGGTGTCGATTCCATTGATGACCTCAGCCCAAGGGATTTTCGCCGGGATGCTGGTGTATGTGGCAGGTTTGCTTATCTCATATATTGCCGGCTTTATCCTGACTTGGTTTTTCGGCCACAAAGATATCGATTTAAGTTAA
- a CDS encoding exo-beta-N-acetylmuramidase NamZ family protein yields the protein MRYFLRTLLCLCSILVLSTGHTRETQEIILGVDQENVYGPLLKNKRIGLMVNQSSINKEGRHTIDKLLAEQNKYHFTVTALFSVEHGIRGNADAGLGDDNHVDKQSGLPIISLYGRDNDGRVRAHPTEAQLSNVDVVIYDLQDVGVRYFTYTISMHHMLESLQKYHKQFMVFDRPNPLGNHVYGPILEEENISGIGMHPVPMVHGLTSGEFAKMIINEGWLTNFDDSNWQAFGIKTYQFPVEDLTVIAMGNYTHDLPYSLPVRPSPNLRSDLAIQLYPALGIFEATSVNMGRGSDHPFEQLGFPSRIFYVNTCYHVDINQQKTGWPQAGKDVCSEEFTATNIAEVKPTIRYFVEWWFKFKEAGYAMVIPSSMEAKYLDYQEEYFLIRPLWLAKLTGSRNLVKLMEEANEKKLTVDETVNYLESHWQPGINNYLKLREKYKVYP from the coding sequence ATGAGATATTTCCTGCGAACATTACTGTGCCTATGCTCGATACTTGTGCTAAGCACTGGACATACCCGTGAGACACAAGAAATTATTTTAGGTGTCGATCAGGAAAATGTATATGGGCCGCTGCTTAAAAATAAGCGTATCGGCTTAATGGTAAACCAAAGCTCAATTAACAAAGAAGGGCGTCATACCATCGACAAGTTGTTAGCTGAGCAGAATAAATATCACTTCACAGTGACGGCATTATTCTCTGTTGAGCATGGCATACGTGGAAATGCAGATGCTGGGCTGGGTGATGACAATCACGTTGATAAACAGAGTGGCCTCCCGATTATTTCTTTGTATGGGCGGGATAACGATGGGCGTGTACGGGCGCATCCAACCGAGGCACAGTTATCTAATGTTGATGTCGTCATTTATGATTTGCAGGATGTCGGTGTTCGTTATTTTACCTATACCATTTCTATGCATCATATGTTGGAAAGTCTGCAAAAATATCATAAACAATTTATGGTATTTGACCGGCCTAACCCGCTAGGAAATCATGTATATGGGCCTATTCTTGAGGAAGAGAATATTTCCGGTATCGGTATGCACCCGGTGCCGATGGTACATGGGCTGACGTCGGGTGAATTTGCCAAGATGATTATCAATGAAGGCTGGCTGACGAATTTCGATGATTCTAATTGGCAGGCTTTCGGTATTAAAACTTATCAGTTTCCTGTGGAAGATTTGACCGTCATTGCTATGGGGAATTACACACATGATTTGCCTTATTCATTGCCAGTAAGACCTTCGCCAAATTTACGCAGTGACCTGGCTATTCAGCTTTATCCTGCTTTGGGGATATTTGAAGCAACCAGTGTCAATATGGGGCGAGGCTCTGACCATCCTTTTGAACAATTGGGTTTTCCATCTCGGATATTTTATGTCAACACTTGCTATCACGTGGATATTAACCAGCAGAAAACAGGCTGGCCGCAAGCGGGTAAAGACGTGTGTAGTGAAGAATTTACTGCCACTAATATAGCCGAGGTTAAGCCGACGATACGTTACTTTGTTGAATGGTGGTTCAAATTTAAAGAGGCAGGGTATGCAATGGTTATCCCATCCTCGATGGAAGCAAAATATCTGGATTATCAAGAAGAGTATTTTTTAATACGTCCTCTTTGGTTGGCTAAATTAACCGGCTCACGTAATTTGGTTAAATTAATGGAAGAGGCTAATGAGAAGAAATTAA
- a CDS encoding glycoside hydrolase family 3 protein gives MKKIIPAILLFSTCTYADVIPDAQLKEMWQSPQASAKKIVSKMSFEEKLGQILMVDIRSWSQDENSDKTAFVEINDTVSKMIHDYHLGSIILFRENLIDTAQTVNLINNLQRARSNFPLFISTDQEGGYVTRLRVGTEMPGNMALGATGSSKLAQQAGSVHGYELSSLGFNFNFGPVVDVNNNQNNPVIGVRSYSNDPVLVGELARSYIDGIHKYNVLTSLKHFPGHGNVTSDTHFALPTVNIDKAAWQQVELKPFVEVMPITDAIMTAHVVVPALDNSMLTNINGEKIGTPATLSKPILTDILRNELKYNGLILTDAMDMGAITSNFDRNWSIKQAITAGSDIVLMPMAIKNSTSIEQLNVLYSYLKTEATKDPVFKQRIEDAAQRVIYTKLNKRISPEPRDIARAEKVVASKMHKDIENFISEQAITLIKNDNVLPYKIKPQNNIMVFSDEKPRNELITKHLDDIANEFHVNFLVKNQVIKLDKDNVSAEDIAKQIEDQNFIILATYNLKLNPINAQRIIDEANKANIPLVVMSSRNPYDIAYLSDVKANIAIYGITGFDVTNNVRNSLETNIRSGLRTLFQGPKGKLDVLAEPHGKLPVDIRTPDDSQILYPRGYGLTTL, from the coding sequence ATGAAAAAAATAATACCCGCGATTCTCTTATTTAGCACCTGTACTTATGCAGATGTTATTCCAGACGCGCAACTGAAAGAGATGTGGCAATCACCGCAAGCATCCGCTAAAAAAATCGTTTCTAAAATGAGTTTTGAAGAAAAACTTGGGCAAATATTGATGGTTGATATTCGTTCCTGGAGTCAAGATGAGAATAGCGATAAAACAGCATTTGTCGAAATAAATGATACTGTCAGTAAAATGATTCATGATTATCATTTGGGCTCTATTATTCTTTTTCGAGAGAATCTGATTGATACTGCTCAAACGGTCAATTTAATCAATAATCTGCAGCGTGCTCGCAGTAATTTCCCTCTGTTTATTAGTACAGACCAAGAGGGGGGCTATGTCACCCGTCTACGAGTTGGAACTGAAATGCCGGGGAATATGGCGTTGGGCGCGACTGGATCGTCAAAATTAGCTCAGCAAGCGGGAAGTGTGCATGGTTATGAATTATCTAGCTTGGGTTTTAACTTTAATTTTGGCCCGGTAGTTGATGTTAATAATAACCAGAATAACCCTGTTATTGGCGTCCGATCTTATTCAAATGATCCGGTGCTGGTGGGGGAGTTAGCGCGCAGTTATATTGACGGTATTCACAAGTATAATGTGCTCACTTCACTAAAACATTTCCCAGGACACGGTAATGTCACCTCGGATACGCATTTTGCTCTACCAACAGTTAATATTGATAAAGCGGCATGGCAACAAGTCGAGCTGAAACCCTTTGTAGAAGTCATGCCTATTACTGATGCAATTATGACGGCCCATGTCGTCGTGCCAGCCCTTGACAATTCAATGCTGACAAACATTAATGGGGAGAAAATTGGCACTCCAGCCACATTATCAAAACCTATTCTGACCGACATTTTACGCAATGAACTCAAATATAATGGTCTGATCCTGACCGATGCAATGGATATGGGGGCTATTACCAGTAACTTTGATCGTAATTGGTCGATTAAGCAGGCTATTACAGCGGGTAGTGATATTGTATTAATGCCAATGGCAATAAAAAATAGCACTAGCATCGAACAACTCAATGTACTTTATAGCTATTTAAAGACAGAGGCTACTAAAGATCCTGTGTTTAAACAACGTATTGAGGATGCTGCACAGCGGGTCATTTATACCAAACTGAATAAACGTATTTCTCCAGAACCTCGTGATATTGCTAGAGCAGAGAAAGTTGTCGCTTCAAAAATGCATAAAGATATTGAGAATTTCATTTCTGAACAGGCTATTACGCTGATTAAAAATGATAATGTTTTGCCTTATAAAATTAAGCCACAAAACAATATCATGGTATTCTCCGACGAGAAACCCCGCAATGAGCTTATTACCAAACATCTTGATGATATTGCTAATGAATTTCACGTTAATTTTTTGGTTAAAAACCAAGTCATAAAGCTGGATAAAGATAATGTAAGCGCTGAAGATATTGCAAAACAAATTGAAGACCAAAACTTTATTATTCTTGCTACCTATAATCTTAAGCTAAATCCTATTAATGCACAGCGGATTATAGATGAAGCTAATAAAGCCAATATTCCTTTAGTCGTGATGTCAAGTCGAAATCCTTATGATATTGCTTACTTATCAGATGTAAAAGCAAATATTGCCATCTATGGTATCACTGGTTTTGATGTTACCAATAATGTACGCAACAGCTTGGAAACCAATATTCGTAGCGGATTAAGAACACTATTTCAAGGGCCAAAAGGTAAGTTAGATGTACTGGCTGAACCTCATGGGAAATTACCTGTGGATATTAGAACGCCTGATGATAGCCAAATACTCTATCCACGTGGTTACGGATTGACGACGTTATAA
- the gadC gene encoding putative glutamine/gamma-aminobutyrate antiporter GadC, whose translation MSNNVSGTGKPAAPVKKLSIATLAIMNIVAVVSLRGLPAEAEYGLSSIFYYLFAAVFFLIPVSLVAAELATGWPEKGGVFRWVGEAFGPRLAFLAMFMLWVEVTVWFPTALTFAAVSLAFIGPEQRWDEALSANKFFVLGIVLFIYWLATFIAFKGVDTFAKVSKWGGIIGTIIPAVILIVLGFSYLIGGGAPQIELAWDQAIPDFTNFDNVVLAASIFLFYAGMEMNAIHVKDVDNPNRNYPIAIMLSAVGTVLIFVLGTLAIAFIIPQSDISLTQSLLVAYDDMFKWAHVEWLGPVVAFALAIGVLAGVVTWVAGPSSGLLVVAKAGYLPRWWQHTNKNGMATHILLLQALLVSLLAILFVVLPSVQAAYQIMSQLTVILYLIMYMLMFGSAIYLRYSQPNRPRPYHIPGGTIGMWIIGGAGLIGSILAFVFSFIPPSQISVGSPTEYVGILIAATLFFVILPFLIYIVRKPHWRDANSDFAPFTWQAENGHPGIPSTSAIHTGEVTAAAANKAASAGTPKS comes from the coding sequence ATGTCGAATAATGTCTCCGGTACCGGTAAACCTGCGGCTCCAGTAAAAAAACTGAGTATCGCTACACTGGCAATTATGAATATCGTGGCCGTTGTTAGCCTCAGGGGATTACCCGCAGAAGCTGAATATGGTCTGAGTTCTATTTTCTACTATCTTTTTGCCGCAGTATTTTTCTTAATCCCAGTATCATTGGTGGCGGCAGAACTGGCCACCGGTTGGCCTGAGAAAGGCGGGGTATTTCGCTGGGTTGGCGAAGCCTTTGGCCCCCGTTTAGCTTTTCTCGCCATGTTTATGCTGTGGGTTGAAGTGACAGTGTGGTTTCCAACCGCACTGACATTTGCTGCTGTCTCACTGGCCTTTATTGGCCCGGAACAACGATGGGACGAGGCCCTGTCTGCCAATAAATTCTTTGTATTAGGAATAGTGTTATTTATTTATTGGCTAGCCACCTTTATTGCCTTTAAAGGGGTAGATACTTTCGCCAAAGTTTCAAAATGGGGCGGTATTATCGGTACCATTATTCCAGCCGTTATTTTGATTGTGTTGGGTTTTTCTTACCTTATTGGCGGTGGTGCACCGCAAATAGAATTAGCCTGGGATCAGGCCATTCCTGATTTTACTAACTTTGATAATGTGGTGCTGGCAGCGAGTATTTTCTTGTTCTACGCCGGGATGGAGATGAATGCCATCCATGTTAAAGACGTGGATAACCCTAATAGAAATTACCCCATTGCCATCATGTTATCAGCCGTGGGGACTGTGCTTATTTTCGTGCTAGGAACTTTGGCGATTGCCTTTATTATTCCACAATCTGATATTAGCCTGACCCAAAGTTTGTTGGTTGCCTACGACGATATGTTTAAGTGGGCGCATGTGGAATGGCTGGGGCCAGTTGTCGCTTTTGCCTTGGCTATTGGGGTCTTGGCCGGTGTCGTGACTTGGGTTGCTGGCCCGTCTTCTGGGCTGTTGGTTGTGGCTAAGGCGGGTTATTTACCGCGTTGGTGGCAACATACCAATAAGAATGGCATGGCGACCCACATTTTATTGCTACAGGCGCTGCTAGTTTCCTTGTTAGCGATATTATTTGTGGTGCTACCTTCCGTGCAGGCGGCATATCAAATAATGAGTCAATTGACCGTTATCTTGTACCTTATCATGTATATGTTGATGTTCGGCTCCGCGATTTATTTGCGTTATAGCCAGCCGAATCGCCCACGCCCTTATCATATTCCCGGTGGGACGATTGGTATGTGGATTATTGGTGGCGCAGGGCTTATTGGCTCAATCTTGGCTTTCGTATTCAGCTTTATTCCACCCAGCCAAATTTCGGTGGGTAGCCCAACAGAATATGTTGGCATTTTGATTGCCGCCACATTGTTCTTCGTCATATTGCCATTCTTGATTTATATCGTCCGCAAACCTCACTGGCGTGATGCTAATAGTGATTTTGCCCCATTTACTTGGCAAGCGGAAAATGGTCATCCGGGGATCCCGAGCACTTCGGCGATACATACCGGTGAGGTGACCGCTGCGGCGGCAAATAAAGCCGCATCTGCGGGTACACCGAAAAGTTAA
- the murQ gene encoding N-acetylmuramic acid 6-phosphate etherase, which produces MKINLSSMVTESRNPASAQIDTLSALEILKVINNEDKKVPFAVEEKLPEIASAVALIAEAFGQGGRLIYCGAGTSGRLGILDASECPPTYGTPREMVVGLIAGGNTAILQAVENAEDSREMGEQDLRNLNFNARDVLVGIAASGRTPYVLGAMAYASSVGASVVAISCNQNSEMSRVADIAIEPLVGPEVVTGSSRMKAGTAQKLILNMLTTGAMIRSGKVYSNLMVDVEATNAKLVQRQVDIVVQATECSPEEAQEALNQCNRHCKTAIMMLLSGMSAEEASAILNKNKGFIRKALQEIKA; this is translated from the coding sequence ATGAAGATTAACCTAAGCTCAATGGTTACGGAAAGCCGAAACCCGGCCAGTGCTCAAATTGATACTCTTTCAGCATTAGAGATACTCAAGGTCATCAATAATGAGGATAAAAAAGTCCCTTTCGCGGTGGAAGAAAAGCTCCCCGAGATTGCCAGCGCCGTTGCTCTTATTGCAGAGGCTTTCGGGCAAGGCGGCAGATTAATTTACTGTGGCGCGGGGACGTCTGGTCGATTGGGGATTTTGGATGCTAGTGAGTGCCCACCAACTTACGGCACCCCACGAGAAATGGTCGTGGGGCTAATCGCTGGCGGGAATACCGCTATTTTACAGGCAGTTGAAAATGCAGAAGATAGCCGCGAAATGGGCGAGCAAGACCTGCGTAACCTCAATTTTAATGCCCGCGATGTATTAGTGGGTATTGCCGCCAGCGGCCGCACACCATATGTATTGGGGGCGATGGCCTATGCAAGTAGTGTTGGTGCGAGTGTAGTGGCCATTTCCTGCAATCAAAACAGTGAGATGAGTAGAGTGGCAGATATTGCCATTGAGCCGCTAGTCGGCCCGGAAGTTGTTACCGGTTCATCACGAATGAAAGCGGGAACCGCGCAGAAACTCATCCTGAATATGCTGACAACCGGGGCGATGATCCGCAGTGGGAAGGTGTATAGCAATCTGATGGTGGATGTTGAGGCAACAAACGCCAAGCTGGTGCAACGTCAGGTGGATATTGTTGTTCAGGCGACGGAGTGTTCCCCTGAGGAGGCGCAAGAGGCGCTCAATCAATGTAACCGACACTGCAAAACGGCCATTATGATGCTCCTAAGTGGTATGTCTGCTGAGGAAGCTAGCGCTATCCTTAACAAAAACAAGGGATTTATCCGCAAAGCGCTACAGGAGATTAAAGCATAA
- the glsA gene encoding glutaminase A, with translation MTIDLARLNQVVKDAYSQYSTLAGGENASYIPYLASVPSQLAAVAIVTVDGDIISQGDADFRFALESISKVCSLALALEDIGPQAVQDKIGADPTGLPFNSVIALELHNGKPLSPLVNAGAMSTVSAIKASSREERWARILDMQQQLVGAPIALSDEVNHSEQTTNFHNRAIAWLLYSAQTMYCDPMEACDVYTRQCSTLLNTIELATMGATFAAGGINPVTKKRVLTATNTPFILAEMTMEGLYGSSGDWAYTVGLPGKSGVGGGILAVVPGIMGIAAFSPPLDPVGNSVRGQKMVASVAQQLGYNLYKSR, from the coding sequence ATGACTATTGACCTAGCTCGCCTGAATCAAGTTGTTAAGGATGCATATTCGCAATATTCCACCCTCGCTGGAGGGGAGAATGCCAGCTACATTCCCTATCTGGCCAGTGTTCCCAGCCAGTTGGCCGCGGTGGCCATTGTCACTGTTGATGGCGATATTATTTCGCAAGGTGATGCTGATTTTCGCTTTGCCTTGGAGTCCATTTCGAAAGTGTGCTCTCTGGCTCTGGCATTAGAGGATATTGGCCCGCAAGCAGTGCAAGACAAAATCGGTGCAGATCCGACGGGTTTGCCGTTTAACTCGGTGATTGCCTTGGAACTGCATAATGGTAAGCCATTGTCACCGCTGGTGAATGCAGGGGCGATGTCGACCGTGAGTGCGATTAAAGCTAGCAGCCGGGAGGAGCGCTGGGCGCGTATTCTGGATATGCAACAACAGTTAGTAGGAGCGCCGATTGCACTGTCGGATGAGGTTAATCATTCCGAACAAACGACCAATTTTCACAATCGGGCGATTGCATGGCTGCTTTATTCGGCTCAAACCATGTATTGCGATCCTATGGAGGCCTGTGATGTTTATACCCGTCAGTGCTCAACATTGCTCAATACCATTGAACTGGCAACCATGGGGGCAACGTTTGCTGCAGGCGGCATAAATCCTGTGACTAAAAAACGGGTATTAACCGCCACCAATACGCCGTTTATTTTGGCTGAAATGACCATGGAGGGGCTGTATGGTAGTTCGGGCGACTGGGCATATACCGTAGGGTTGCCGGGGAAAAGTGGTGTGGGCGGGGGAATATTGGCGGTGGTTCCGGGTATCATGGGGATTGCGGCCTTTTCACCGCCACTTGACCCGGTTGGCAATAGTGTCCGTGGGCAAAAAATGGTGGCGTCGGTGGCTCAGCAGTTAGGATATAACTTATATAAAAGCCGTTAG
- a CDS encoding SIS domain-containing protein — MSILNEITWLLPELAENQQKIAKYILDNPESILSISSSQFAEDAGVSQSAIVKFSQKIGMKGFPALKVAISEELSRNNLFKSYPHKALHNSISSEDSLMVMAQKLAHEKTASIMETTRKINFSVFQQVVSLINTAQRVQIVGIWGSGLTAKDLSYKLQKIGIMTLVEADLHVQIAAALTLTPKDVQIVLSFTGRRKDMRIAATVAKAQGATVIAITGSKVSPLAKIADYVLESISDENEWRSSSISSRTAQNTLTDLIFLALMQQRKEMAKPLILNASMTINNLDD; from the coding sequence ATGTCGATTCTGAATGAAATAACCTGGTTACTACCTGAACTGGCTGAAAATCAGCAAAAAATAGCAAAATATATTCTTGATAATCCGGAATCTATACTGAGTATATCCTCCTCCCAGTTTGCCGAAGATGCAGGAGTCAGCCAATCCGCCATTGTAAAATTTAGCCAGAAAATTGGAATGAAAGGTTTTCCAGCACTAAAAGTCGCCATTAGTGAAGAATTAAGCAGGAATAACTTATTCAAATCCTATCCACATAAAGCGCTGCATAATTCTATTTCGTCAGAAGATTCATTGATGGTAATGGCGCAAAAACTGGCGCACGAAAAGACGGCATCGATTATGGAAACCACCCGGAAAATTAATTTTTCAGTTTTCCAGCAAGTCGTTTCGCTCATTAATACCGCTCAGCGCGTACAGATAGTGGGTATCTGGGGGTCGGGGCTTACAGCAAAAGATCTGAGTTATAAATTACAGAAAATAGGCATAATGACTTTGGTTGAAGCTGATCTTCATGTGCAGATTGCCGCCGCACTGACCCTCACACCAAAAGATGTACAGATTGTTCTTTCTTTCACTGGCCGAAGAAAGGATATGAGAATCGCTGCAACAGTGGCTAAAGCCCAAGGGGCTACCGTTATTGCCATTACCGGCAGTAAAGTCTCGCCATTGGCTAAAATTGCAGATTATGTCCTTGAAAGTATTTCGGATGAAAATGAGTGGAGAAGTTCCTCCATATCTTCCAGAACAGCCCAAAATACACTAACAGACTTAATATTTCTGGCACTGATGCAGCAGCGGAAGGAAATGGCTAAACCTTTGATTCTGAATGCCAGCATGACAATAAACAATCTGGATGATTAA
- a CDS encoding winged helix-turn-helix transcriptional regulator: MSKTNENRAEAEECPVARALDIVGDRWSLMIIRDAFDGVRRFGEFRRNLGLAKNILAGRLRELVEHNILMIVPASDGSAYHEYVLTDKGRQLFPIVVSLRQWGEEHLFSAGEKYSILVDNQSGQPISKLTVSSQQGTILDASDCHREKVIKR, encoded by the coding sequence ATGTCTAAAACCAATGAAAATCGGGCAGAAGCAGAGGAATGCCCCGTCGCTAGAGCGCTAGACATCGTGGGGGACCGCTGGTCGCTTATGATTATCCGTGATGCTTTTGATGGGGTTCGGCGCTTTGGTGAATTTCGTCGCAATCTCGGATTGGCGAAAAATATTTTGGCGGGTCGGCTGCGTGAACTTGTTGAGCACAATATTCTGATGATTGTTCCCGCCTCTGATGGCAGTGCTTATCATGAATATGTACTGACTGATAAAGGCCGCCAATTATTCCCAATCGTAGTCAGCTTGCGCCAATGGGGCGAAGAGCATCTATTTTCTGCGGGCGAAAAGTATTCTATTTTAGTTGATAATCAGAGCGGGCAACCTATCAGTAAACTGACGGTATCCTCACAGCAAGGCACCATATTAGATGCCAGTGACTGCCATCGGGAAAAAGTGATTAAGCGCTAA
- a CDS encoding glutamate decarboxylase: MTKKILDDSRSTLLDSRFGSQAIRNISENKYFPKEEMREDIAFQIISDELLLDGNARQNLATFCQTWDDDNVHKLMDLSINKNWIDNEEYPQSAAIDMRCVNMMADLWNAPRQKDGQGVGTNTIGSSEACMLGGMAMKWRWRKKMKAAGKPFDKPNFVCGPVQVCWHKFARYWDVEIREIPMIPGQLFMDPQRMIEACDENTIGVVPTFGVTYTGNYELPKPLHDALDKLQKDTGLDIDMHIDAASGGFLAPFVAPDIEWDFRLPRVKSISTSGHKFGLAPLGCGWVIWRDAAALPEELIFNVDYLGGQVGTFAINFSRPAGQVISQYYEFIRLGREGYTKVQSACYQVAEFLAKEIAPLGPYEFYCSGGPQQGIPAICFRIKEGAKVGYTLYDLSERLRLRGWQVPAFTLSGKMSDVVVMRIMCRRGFEMDFAGLLIDDFKTSLKYLSEHPSLGGEASQNSFSHT; this comes from the coding sequence ATGACTAAAAAAATTTTGGATGACTCTCGCTCAACTTTATTAGACTCTCGTTTTGGTTCTCAAGCGATTCGTAATATTTCAGAAAACAAATATTTTCCTAAAGAGGAAATGCGTGAGGATATCGCCTTTCAAATCATAAGTGATGAGCTATTGCTTGATGGAAATGCGCGACAAAACCTCGCCACATTCTGTCAGACGTGGGATGACGATAATGTCCACAAACTGATGGATCTTTCGATAAATAAAAACTGGATTGATAACGAGGAATATCCGCAGTCAGCGGCGATAGATATGCGCTGTGTCAATATGATGGCTGACTTGTGGAATGCTCCGCGACAAAAGGATGGGCAAGGGGTTGGCACGAATACTATTGGTTCTTCAGAAGCTTGCATGCTAGGTGGCATGGCCATGAAGTGGCGCTGGCGCAAAAAAATGAAAGCCGCTGGTAAACCTTTTGATAAACCAAATTTTGTCTGTGGCCCGGTGCAAGTTTGCTGGCATAAGTTTGCTCGTTATTGGGATGTCGAAATTCGTGAAATTCCGATGATTCCCGGGCAGCTATTTATGGATCCACAGCGGATGATTGAAGCGTGTGATGAAAATACCATTGGCGTCGTCCCCACTTTTGGGGTGACTTACACCGGCAATTATGAGTTACCAAAACCTTTGCATGACGCATTGGATAAACTGCAAAAAGATACCGGTCTTGATATTGATATGCATATTGATGCGGCGAGTGGCGGCTTTTTGGCCCCCTTTGTTGCGCCCGATATTGAGTGGGATTTCCGTTTACCACGGGTGAAATCAATCAGTACTTCCGGGCATAAATTTGGGCTAGCACCTTTGGGATGTGGTTGGGTTATCTGGCGTGATGCCGCGGCTTTACCTGAAGAGTTGATATTTAATGTTGATTATCTTGGCGGCCAAGTTGGCACTTTTGCGATTAACTTCTCGCGTCCGGCAGGGCAAGTTATTTCCCAATACTATGAATTTATACGTTTAGGGCGTGAGGGTTATACCAAAGTACAAAGTGCCTGCTATCAGGTGGCAGAATTTTTGGCTAAAGAGATTGCCCCATTGGGGCCCTATGAATTCTATTGTAGTGGTGGCCCACAGCAGGGTATTCCTGCGATTTGTTTCCGTATCAAAGAAGGGGCTAAAGTCGGGTATACCCTATATGACCTTTCTGAGCGCCTGAGACTGCGTGGTTGGCAAGTTCCAGCATTTACCCTAAGCGGAAAGATGTCTGATGTCGTGGTGATGCGCATCATGTGCCGTCGCGGATTCGAGATGGATTTCGCGGGGTTATTAATCGATGATTTTAAAACTTCACTGAAATACCTGAGTGAGCATCCATCCCTTGGGGGCGAGGCGAGCCAGAATAGTTTTAGTCATACCTAA